In Streptomyces canus, one DNA window encodes the following:
- a CDS encoding putative T7SS-secreted protein — MAAGLGETSDPRALVPGAPDALTPTAQSLLAYGDVLIEAGEGLAKIDTENGWSGDAGDAFRDRFHGQPTRWVEAGNNFHAAANALYDYIAALRAGQQRAGEAITQYARGQSATATAKNAHDQQVNEARGKGDTTEIPFDDPGEADRAAARGTLDTARGNVDSAGHTAAALVKKATEAAPERPGFWSKVGDFFGDVGEDLLDGGKTVVNDLASFGNAMVQHPGDSAAMLGGMLLAGVSAGGEGLGVALDATGVGAVAGVPLNVVSAAGIATGVGLAGAGAVDLAQHATNDSKVEPLRMNSEGSGTGGSTQQPASDLIKNGQQYKGTGGRAGNNLPVENGPKDGTLYKTDPQTGKVTNYTTYDSEGRAVKRVDLEGRPHGGVDTPHVVEYVRNTNPKTGEVFVRPSNDVRAAFPWEIP; from the coding sequence ATGGCGGCCGGGCTCGGAGAGACCTCGGACCCCCGCGCGCTCGTCCCCGGCGCACCGGACGCCCTGACCCCGACCGCACAGTCCCTGCTCGCCTACGGTGACGTCCTCATCGAGGCCGGCGAAGGACTCGCGAAGATCGACACCGAGAACGGCTGGAGCGGCGACGCCGGCGACGCCTTCCGTGACCGTTTCCACGGTCAGCCGACCCGATGGGTCGAGGCCGGCAACAACTTCCACGCCGCCGCGAACGCCCTCTACGACTACATCGCCGCCCTGCGCGCGGGCCAGCAGCGTGCGGGCGAGGCCATCACGCAGTACGCGCGCGGGCAGTCGGCCACCGCGACCGCCAAGAACGCCCACGACCAACAGGTCAACGAGGCGCGCGGCAAGGGGGACACCACCGAGATCCCCTTCGACGATCCCGGCGAGGCCGACCGTGCCGCCGCCCGCGGGACTCTCGACACAGCTCGCGGAAATGTGGACAGCGCCGGGCACACCGCGGCCGCGCTGGTGAAGAAGGCCACGGAGGCCGCCCCCGAGCGCCCGGGATTCTGGTCCAAGGTCGGCGACTTCTTCGGCGATGTGGGGGAGGACCTGCTGGACGGCGGCAAGACCGTCGTCAACGACCTCGCCTCCTTCGGAAACGCCATGGTCCAGCATCCGGGCGACAGCGCGGCGATGCTCGGCGGCATGCTCCTGGCCGGGGTCAGCGCCGGCGGTGAAGGGCTCGGCGTGGCCCTGGACGCCACGGGCGTCGGGGCGGTCGCCGGCGTACCGCTCAACGTCGTCTCCGCCGCCGGGATCGCCACGGGCGTCGGCCTGGCGGGCGCCGGCGCGGTGGACCTGGCGCAGCACGCCACGAACGACTCCAAGGTCGAACCCCTCCGGATGAACAGCGAGGGATCGGGAACCGGTGGTTCCACCCAGCAGCCGGCCTCCGACCTGATCAAGAACGGCCAGCAGTACAAGGGCACCGGCGGTCGCGCCGGGAACAACCTGCCGGTGGAGAACGGTCCCAAGGACGGAACCCTCTACAAGACCGACCCGCAGACCGGAAAAGTCACCAACTACACGACGTACGACTCCGAGGGCCGCGCGGTCAAGCGCGTGGACCTGGAGGGCCGTCCGCACGGCGGGGTGGACACACCGCACGTCGTAGAGTACGTGCGTAACACCAACCCGAAGACCGGCGAGGTCTTCGTGCGCCCATCGAACGACGTGCGCGCCGCGTTCCCCTGGGAGATCCCGTGA